The following are encoded together in the Platichthys flesus chromosome 9, fPlaFle2.1, whole genome shotgun sequence genome:
- the mknk1 gene encoding MAP kinase-interacting serine/threonine-protein kinase 1 isoform X2: MVRYSVMSELQVFQQPLQGNSLSMGHIGQSSGATEENEIPTEERRHLSQGPSDLEKSQPVNIPDAAKRKKKKRTRATDSFTGTFDDLYKLTDEVLGQGAFAKVQGCISLQNGQEFAVKMIEKSAGHSRSRVFREVETLYQCQGNKNVLELIQFFEDSTCFYLVFEKLRGGSILTHIQNRKHFDELEASKVVRDIAQALDFLHTKGIAHRDLKLENILCENTDQVSPVKICDFDLGSGVKLSSACTPITTPELTTPCGSAEYMAPEVVEVFTDEASFYDKRCDLWSLGVILYILLSGSPPFTGHCGTDCGWDRGETCRTCQSNLFESIQQGQYEFPEKDWSHITAGAKDLISKLLVRDAMLRLSAAQVLKHPWVQGNAPERGLTTPHVLQRNSSTKDLTQFAAEAIAFNRQLSQHDEQQEDVGGIVCSMRLSPPSNSRLARRRALSNALRTSDFEPASDDLAA, encoded by the exons ATGGTGAGGTACAGCGTGATGTCGGAGCTGCAAGTCTTCCAGCAGCCTCTCCAG GGTAACTCCCTGTCTATGGGTCACATAGGGCAGAGCTCTGGGGCAACTGAGGAGAATGAGATCCCCACAGAGGAAAGACGGCACCTTTCCCAGGGCCCATCAG ATTTAGAGAAAAGCCAGCCAGTGAATATCCCAGACGCAgctaaaagaaagaagaagaaaagaactAGGGCAACAGACAGCTTCACTGGCACTTTTGATG ACCTGTACAAGCTGACAGATGAGGTTCTTGGTCAGGGGGCATTTGCTAAAGTTCAAGGATGCATAAGTCTACAGAACGGACAGGAGTTTGCTGTGAAG ATGATAGAGAAAAGTGCAGGTCACAGCCGCAGCCGCGTCTTTCGGGAAGTGGAGACACTCTACCAGTGTCAGGGGAACAA GAATGTTTTGGAACTGATCCAGTTCTTTGAAGATAGCACATGCTTCTATTTGGTATTTGAAAAGCTCCGTGGAG GCTCCATCCTCACACACATCCAGAATCGAAAGCACTTCGATGAGCTGGAGGCCAGTAAGGTCGTCAGGGATATTGCCCAAGCACTTGACTTCTTACACACTAAAG GCATTGCCCACAGAGACCTTAAGCTGGAGAACATCCTTTGTGAAAACACTGATCAG GTGTCGCCAGTGAAGATCTGTGATTTTGACTTGGGAAGCGGAGTGAAGCTCAGCAGTGCCTGTACACCCATTACGACTCCAGAGCTCACCACACCG TGTGGCTCAGCTGAGTACATGGCTCCAGAAGTAGTGGAGGTCTTTACTGATGAAGCCTCCTTCTACGACAAGCGCTGTGACCTCTGGAGCCTCGGGGTCATCCTCTACATCCTGCTGAGCGGCAGCCCCCCCTTCACAGGCCACTGCGGCACCGACTGTGGTTGGGACCGGGGAGAAACCTGCAGAACCTGCCAG AGCAACCTGTTTGAGAGCATCCAGCAGGGCCAGTATGAGTTTCCAGAAAAGGACTGGTCTCACATCACAGCGGGGGCCAAGGATCTCATCTCCAAGCTGCTGGTTCGGGACGCCATGCTTCGCCTCAGTGCCGCTCAGGTCCTAAAGCACCCTTGGGTCCAGGGG AACGCTCCAGAGAGAGGTCTTACAACCCCTCATGTTTTACAGAG GAACAGCAGCACCAAAGACCTGACCCAGTTCGCAGCAGAAGCCATCGCCTTCAACCGGCAGCTCTCCCAGCACgacgagcagcaggaggacgtcGGAGGGATCGTTTGCTCCATGAGGCTTTCTCCTCCTTCCAACTCCAGACTGGCTCGTAGACGGGCGCTGTCAAATGCTCTGCGTACCAGTGACTTCGAACCCGCCTCGGACGACCTCGCTGCCTGA
- the LOC133960978 gene encoding transmembrane protein 275-like gives MVLTDKTSRPLAAKRVPKQRTLPHQSLPSPALCCACGLCIMLAGINITLVGAFAFGTFIPTGNPPIVIGPLLLLVALGFFAACCVVSRRPPTHMARKAPGGEKWGLMRMGTAAFEMETSEHTLQDTTAVQLSPTNSPSSSHRSGSSSSQGGHAAASPPACQDGAREMCGPGDKPSVTSASSSPTRMLTALPLRSLDCSQDGSV, from the coding sequence ATGGTACTGACTGATAAAACCTCCAGACCCCTTGCTGCCAAGAGGGTCCCCAAGCAGCGCACCCTGCCCCACCAGAGCCTGCCCTCCCCGGCCCTGTGCTGCGCCTGTGGCCTGTGCATCATGCTGGCCGGCATCAACATCACCCTGGTGGGGGCGTTCGCCTTTGGCACCTTCATCCCCACCGGCAACCCCCCCATCGTCATCGGGCCCCTGCTCCTGCTGGTAGCCCTGGGTTTCTTCGCGGCCTGCTGTGTGGTCAGCAGGAGGCCCCCGACCCACATGGCCCGCAAGGCCCCCGGGGGCGAGAAGTGGGGGCTGATGCGGATGGGGACGGCAGCGTTTGAGATGGAGACGAGCGAGCACACGCTGCAGGACACCACGGCCGTGCAGCTCAGCCCCACCAACTCCCCCAGCTCCTCGCACAGGtccggctccagctccagccagGGGGGCCACGCCGCCGCCTCGCCACCTGCCTGTCAGGACGGAGCCAGGGAGATGTGTGGCCCTGGAGACAAACCCTCCGTGACCTCTGCCAGCAGCTCTCCCACAAGGATGCTCACAGCACTCCCTCTTCGTAGCCTGGACTGTTCACAGGATGGAAGTGTCTGA
- the mknk1 gene encoding MAP kinase-interacting serine/threonine-protein kinase 1 isoform X1, translating into MVRYSVMSELQVFQQPLQGNSLSMGHIGQSSGATEENEIPTEERRHLSQGPSADLEKSQPVNIPDAAKRKKKKRTRATDSFTGTFDDLYKLTDEVLGQGAFAKVQGCISLQNGQEFAVKMIEKSAGHSRSRVFREVETLYQCQGNKNVLELIQFFEDSTCFYLVFEKLRGGSILTHIQNRKHFDELEASKVVRDIAQALDFLHTKGIAHRDLKLENILCENTDQVSPVKICDFDLGSGVKLSSACTPITTPELTTPCGSAEYMAPEVVEVFTDEASFYDKRCDLWSLGVILYILLSGSPPFTGHCGTDCGWDRGETCRTCQSNLFESIQQGQYEFPEKDWSHITAGAKDLISKLLVRDAMLRLSAAQVLKHPWVQGNAPERGLTTPHVLQRNSSTKDLTQFAAEAIAFNRQLSQHDEQQEDVGGIVCSMRLSPPSNSRLARRRALSNALRTSDFEPASDDLAA; encoded by the exons ATGGTGAGGTACAGCGTGATGTCGGAGCTGCAAGTCTTCCAGCAGCCTCTCCAG GGTAACTCCCTGTCTATGGGTCACATAGGGCAGAGCTCTGGGGCAACTGAGGAGAATGAGATCCCCACAGAGGAAAGACGGCACCTTTCCCAGGGCCCATCAG cAGATTTAGAGAAAAGCCAGCCAGTGAATATCCCAGACGCAgctaaaagaaagaagaagaaaagaactAGGGCAACAGACAGCTTCACTGGCACTTTTGATG ACCTGTACAAGCTGACAGATGAGGTTCTTGGTCAGGGGGCATTTGCTAAAGTTCAAGGATGCATAAGTCTACAGAACGGACAGGAGTTTGCTGTGAAG ATGATAGAGAAAAGTGCAGGTCACAGCCGCAGCCGCGTCTTTCGGGAAGTGGAGACACTCTACCAGTGTCAGGGGAACAA GAATGTTTTGGAACTGATCCAGTTCTTTGAAGATAGCACATGCTTCTATTTGGTATTTGAAAAGCTCCGTGGAG GCTCCATCCTCACACACATCCAGAATCGAAAGCACTTCGATGAGCTGGAGGCCAGTAAGGTCGTCAGGGATATTGCCCAAGCACTTGACTTCTTACACACTAAAG GCATTGCCCACAGAGACCTTAAGCTGGAGAACATCCTTTGTGAAAACACTGATCAG GTGTCGCCAGTGAAGATCTGTGATTTTGACTTGGGAAGCGGAGTGAAGCTCAGCAGTGCCTGTACACCCATTACGACTCCAGAGCTCACCACACCG TGTGGCTCAGCTGAGTACATGGCTCCAGAAGTAGTGGAGGTCTTTACTGATGAAGCCTCCTTCTACGACAAGCGCTGTGACCTCTGGAGCCTCGGGGTCATCCTCTACATCCTGCTGAGCGGCAGCCCCCCCTTCACAGGCCACTGCGGCACCGACTGTGGTTGGGACCGGGGAGAAACCTGCAGAACCTGCCAG AGCAACCTGTTTGAGAGCATCCAGCAGGGCCAGTATGAGTTTCCAGAAAAGGACTGGTCTCACATCACAGCGGGGGCCAAGGATCTCATCTCCAAGCTGCTGGTTCGGGACGCCATGCTTCGCCTCAGTGCCGCTCAGGTCCTAAAGCACCCTTGGGTCCAGGGG AACGCTCCAGAGAGAGGTCTTACAACCCCTCATGTTTTACAGAG GAACAGCAGCACCAAAGACCTGACCCAGTTCGCAGCAGAAGCCATCGCCTTCAACCGGCAGCTCTCCCAGCACgacgagcagcaggaggacgtcGGAGGGATCGTTTGCTCCATGAGGCTTTCTCCTCCTTCCAACTCCAGACTGGCTCGTAGACGGGCGCTGTCAAATGCTCTGCGTACCAGTGACTTCGAACCCGCCTCGGACGACCTCGCTGCCTGA
- the mknk1 gene encoding MAP kinase-interacting serine/threonine-protein kinase 1 isoform X3, giving the protein MLTSAAQGSDRGNLAGLKQGNSLSMGHIGQSSGATEENEIPTEERRHLSQGPSDLEKSQPVNIPDAAKRKKKKRTRATDSFTGTFDDLYKLTDEVLGQGAFAKVQGCISLQNGQEFAVKMIEKSAGHSRSRVFREVETLYQCQGNKNVLELIQFFEDSTCFYLVFEKLRGGSILTHIQNRKHFDELEASKVVRDIAQALDFLHTKGIAHRDLKLENILCENTDQVSPVKICDFDLGSGVKLSSACTPITTPELTTPCGSAEYMAPEVVEVFTDEASFYDKRCDLWSLGVILYILLSGSPPFTGHCGTDCGWDRGETCRTCQSNLFESIQQGQYEFPEKDWSHITAGAKDLISKLLVRDAMLRLSAAQVLKHPWVQGNAPERGLTTPHVLQRNSSTKDLTQFAAEAIAFNRQLSQHDEQQEDVGGIVCSMRLSPPSNSRLARRRALSNALRTSDFEPASDDLAA; this is encoded by the exons ATGCTTACATCAGCTGCCCAAGGCTCTGACAGAGGGAACCTGGCTGGTTTGAAGCAG GGTAACTCCCTGTCTATGGGTCACATAGGGCAGAGCTCTGGGGCAACTGAGGAGAATGAGATCCCCACAGAGGAAAGACGGCACCTTTCCCAGGGCCCATCAG ATTTAGAGAAAAGCCAGCCAGTGAATATCCCAGACGCAgctaaaagaaagaagaagaaaagaactAGGGCAACAGACAGCTTCACTGGCACTTTTGATG ACCTGTACAAGCTGACAGATGAGGTTCTTGGTCAGGGGGCATTTGCTAAAGTTCAAGGATGCATAAGTCTACAGAACGGACAGGAGTTTGCTGTGAAG ATGATAGAGAAAAGTGCAGGTCACAGCCGCAGCCGCGTCTTTCGGGAAGTGGAGACACTCTACCAGTGTCAGGGGAACAA GAATGTTTTGGAACTGATCCAGTTCTTTGAAGATAGCACATGCTTCTATTTGGTATTTGAAAAGCTCCGTGGAG GCTCCATCCTCACACACATCCAGAATCGAAAGCACTTCGATGAGCTGGAGGCCAGTAAGGTCGTCAGGGATATTGCCCAAGCACTTGACTTCTTACACACTAAAG GCATTGCCCACAGAGACCTTAAGCTGGAGAACATCCTTTGTGAAAACACTGATCAG GTGTCGCCAGTGAAGATCTGTGATTTTGACTTGGGAAGCGGAGTGAAGCTCAGCAGTGCCTGTACACCCATTACGACTCCAGAGCTCACCACACCG TGTGGCTCAGCTGAGTACATGGCTCCAGAAGTAGTGGAGGTCTTTACTGATGAAGCCTCCTTCTACGACAAGCGCTGTGACCTCTGGAGCCTCGGGGTCATCCTCTACATCCTGCTGAGCGGCAGCCCCCCCTTCACAGGCCACTGCGGCACCGACTGTGGTTGGGACCGGGGAGAAACCTGCAGAACCTGCCAG AGCAACCTGTTTGAGAGCATCCAGCAGGGCCAGTATGAGTTTCCAGAAAAGGACTGGTCTCACATCACAGCGGGGGCCAAGGATCTCATCTCCAAGCTGCTGGTTCGGGACGCCATGCTTCGCCTCAGTGCCGCTCAGGTCCTAAAGCACCCTTGGGTCCAGGGG AACGCTCCAGAGAGAGGTCTTACAACCCCTCATGTTTTACAGAG GAACAGCAGCACCAAAGACCTGACCCAGTTCGCAGCAGAAGCCATCGCCTTCAACCGGCAGCTCTCCCAGCACgacgagcagcaggaggacgtcGGAGGGATCGTTTGCTCCATGAGGCTTTCTCCTCCTTCCAACTCCAGACTGGCTCGTAGACGGGCGCTGTCAAATGCTCTGCGTACCAGTGACTTCGAACCCGCCTCGGACGACCTCGCTGCCTGA